Within the [Enterobacter] lignolyticus SCF1 genome, the region ATCTGTACATCACCGTTAAAGGTGGTGGTATCTCTGGTCAGGCTGGTGCGATCCGTCACGGTATCACCCGCGCTCTGATGGAGTACGACGAGTCCCTGCGTTCTGAACTGCGTAAAGCTGGCTTCGTTACTCGTGACGCTCGTCAGGTTGAACGTAAGAAAGTCGGTCTGCGTAAAGCACGTCGTCGTCCGCAGTTCTCCAAGCGTTAATTGTTTCTGCTTCGGCAGAACATTTGGCGAAAAAACCCGCTTCGGCGGGTTTTTTTATGGAT harbors:
- the rpsI gene encoding 30S ribosomal protein S9, with the protein product MAENQYYGTGRRKSSAARVFIKPGNGKIVINQRSLEQYFGRETARMVVRQPLELVDMVEKLDLYITVKGGGISGQAGAIRHGITRALMEYDESLRSELRKAGFVTRDARQVERKKVGLRKARRRPQFSKR